A section of the Halopiger aswanensis genome encodes:
- a CDS encoding tyrosine-type recombinase/integrase, with translation MSDIDAALADAAEIYLRRKAVGDSSGPDTGGTYAAKAELILERFVDWLEHEHGVRSVSALETDHMRSYARELRDRADRGEYAPATAGTYYAVVRAFLSWCARSDIIAENPAAAEAATAPLPSDESRPDREWTAEQRRRLEAYVRDRALEADRGRDGTSRDERRDRLREYAMVAVLAHSGARGSELFRVPQDDRRTGATWDDVDFYTGTIRVLGRSQQLEDVSLLAAARTPLRRYRVALDPPSNDWPLFPTRHAPSIAGRVRTVLRERGYDDEEIEALLKERTATELARERSIAPPAITTEGARSVLKRLCSAAGIDVDGEYLTPRVVRDETVVDRSQRETATAGADAGSGSVSVLERSTAVPETETRPVVLESPSAADPQSRVDGSSDGD, from the coding sequence ATGAGCGACATCGACGCCGCGCTCGCGGACGCCGCCGAGATCTACCTCCGCCGGAAGGCGGTCGGCGACTCGAGCGGCCCGGACACGGGCGGCACGTACGCCGCCAAGGCCGAACTGATCCTCGAGCGGTTCGTCGACTGGCTCGAGCACGAACACGGCGTACGATCGGTGTCGGCGCTCGAGACCGACCACATGCGATCGTACGCGCGCGAGTTGCGCGACCGCGCCGACCGCGGGGAGTACGCGCCCGCGACGGCCGGCACCTACTACGCCGTCGTCCGCGCGTTCCTCTCGTGGTGTGCCCGCAGCGACATCATCGCGGAGAACCCGGCCGCCGCAGAGGCGGCGACGGCACCGCTGCCGAGCGACGAATCCCGTCCCGACCGCGAGTGGACGGCCGAGCAGCGTCGCCGACTCGAGGCGTACGTCCGCGACCGAGCGCTCGAGGCCGACCGCGGTCGCGACGGGACGTCCCGCGACGAGCGCCGCGACCGGTTGCGCGAGTACGCGATGGTCGCCGTCCTCGCCCACTCCGGCGCCCGGGGCTCCGAACTGTTCCGAGTCCCCCAGGACGACCGCCGGACGGGCGCGACCTGGGACGACGTCGATTTCTACACCGGAACGATCCGCGTGCTCGGGCGCTCGCAGCAACTCGAGGACGTCTCCCTGCTCGCCGCTGCACGAACGCCGCTGCGCCGGTACCGGGTCGCGCTCGACCCGCCGTCGAACGACTGGCCGCTGTTCCCGACCCGCCACGCGCCGTCGATCGCCGGCCGCGTCCGCACGGTGCTGCGCGAGCGCGGCTACGACGACGAAGAGATCGAGGCCCTGCTCAAGGAGCGGACGGCGACCGAACTCGCCCGCGAGCGGTCGATCGCCCCGCCGGCGATTACGACCGAGGGGGCCCGTTCGGTGCTCAAACGACTCTGTTCGGCGGCCGGGATCGACGTCGACGGCGAGTACCTCACGCCGCGGGTAGTCCGCGACGAGACCGTTGTCGACCGATCGCAGCGCGAAACCGCTACTGCGGGCGCCGACGCCGGCTCAGGGTCGGTGTCGGTCCTCGAGCGCTCGACGGCCGTCCCCGAGACGGAGACGCGACCGGTGGTACTCGAGTCGCCGTCGGCGGCGGATCCGCAATCCCGCGTCGACGGCTCGAGCGACGGCGACTGA
- a CDS encoding RDD family protein: MVGSRRSTLNHAGLLERGVAWFVDGIVMFILLFVAIALVLLLFSPGATPTEVAEGIAVIVGLVVSTAYYMVTEAKWGQTPGKMLLGLRVVHLDGRPCTGAGAVIRNVTKVLGGSSLFPVVVAIVLVLSSDNNQRLGDMLGDTAVVTE; the protein is encoded by the coding sequence ATGGTTGGTTCCCGACGTTCGACCCTGAATCACGCGGGCCTCCTCGAGCGAGGCGTCGCCTGGTTCGTCGACGGTATCGTCATGTTCATCCTGTTGTTCGTCGCGATCGCGTTGGTACTCCTCCTGTTTTCGCCGGGCGCCACACCAACCGAAGTGGCCGAAGGGATCGCGGTGATCGTCGGACTCGTGGTGTCGACGGCGTACTACATGGTGACCGAAGCGAAGTGGGGGCAGACGCCGGGAAAGATGTTGCTCGGACTCCGCGTGGTCCACCTGGACGGGCGGCCGTGTACCGGCGCCGGCGCCGTCATCCGAAACGTTACGAAGGTACTCGGCGGCTCGTCGCTGTTCCCGGTGGTCGTCGCGATCGTGCTCGTGCTCTCGAGCGATAATAATCAGCGGCTCGGCGACATGCTCGGGGATACGGCGGTCGTGACGGAGTAA
- a CDS encoding Na(+)/H(+) antiporter subunit D, translating into MASGFELEFLSMAYPPLLIFAAALLVLVLPRLAGFAVGALSLAAVLAISLVAPGGEHLGGTFLGFEVVPFYVDDFSRMVGLGLGFLGICSVIYAYSSKASKTLTAFALIYVASSIGAAFAGDWLVLLFMWELMAVTSTLVVWHYGGEAVRAGFRYAVFHGTGGVLVMLAVAVHYVEVGSFLYAANEGIASGIPELLAVLGMGVNVAFIGFHIWLPDTYPRPHIAASVFLSVYTTKTSAFVLYRAFPIGAESDLGIYIAYMGGLMSVYGATFALLQHDMRALLSYHIQAQLGYIVAGIGMGAWMVESEIAVAGAMSHLFNNILFKSLLFMAVGVVIYRTGEEDLYKLGGLWREMPLTAIGFGLGALSITAIPGFNGYVSKGMLFDAADPHYYGIAASEPLYYLLWIGAIGTLLSFIKLGYYVFFHGESDISVPDAKPGQTVAMLGLGAACVLFGVWWQGLADLAPTIHGHGGEFSFAYPNDGEGHLHPYSASHLETAGILTGVALVTFVIVRKPLSKLDLPDPASVVYPAGYYLGRWSMIATTELYALVDAIVVAGVKRCYWIGNNPVLAVNAAARRMPMVDADERRPADGGRPSTLPLRMGIGTTVLVLTLVLTVILWLLVS; encoded by the coding sequence ATGGCATCCGGATTCGAACTCGAGTTCCTCTCGATGGCCTACCCGCCGCTGCTCATCTTCGCGGCGGCGCTGCTCGTGCTCGTACTACCCCGGCTCGCCGGCTTCGCCGTCGGCGCACTCAGCCTCGCGGCCGTGCTTGCGATTTCGCTTGTCGCGCCCGGCGGCGAGCATCTGGGCGGAACCTTCCTCGGCTTCGAGGTCGTCCCGTTCTACGTCGACGACTTCTCCCGGATGGTCGGGCTCGGCCTCGGCTTCCTCGGGATCTGTAGCGTCATCTACGCCTACTCGAGCAAGGCGAGCAAGACGCTGACCGCCTTCGCCTTGATCTACGTTGCCTCGTCGATCGGGGCGGCCTTCGCGGGCGACTGGCTCGTGCTCCTGTTCATGTGGGAGCTGATGGCCGTCACGAGCACGCTCGTCGTCTGGCACTACGGCGGCGAGGCGGTCCGGGCCGGCTTCCGGTACGCCGTCTTCCACGGCACGGGCGGCGTGCTCGTGATGCTGGCGGTTGCGGTTCACTACGTCGAAGTCGGTTCCTTCCTCTACGCGGCCAACGAGGGGATCGCGAGCGGGATTCCGGAACTGCTCGCGGTGCTGGGAATGGGCGTCAACGTCGCATTCATCGGCTTCCACATCTGGCTGCCCGACACCTACCCGCGGCCCCACATCGCGGCGTCGGTGTTCCTCTCCGTGTACACGACCAAGACGAGCGCGTTCGTCCTCTACCGGGCGTTCCCGATCGGCGCCGAGAGCGACCTCGGCATCTACATCGCGTACATGGGCGGTCTGATGTCGGTCTACGGCGCCACCTTCGCCCTGCTCCAACACGACATGCGGGCGCTCCTCTCGTATCACATCCAGGCCCAGCTCGGCTACATCGTCGCCGGAATCGGGATGGGGGCCTGGATGGTCGAGAGCGAGATCGCCGTTGCCGGGGCCATGAGCCACCTGTTCAACAACATCCTGTTCAAGAGCCTGCTGTTCATGGCCGTCGGCGTCGTCATCTACCGGACCGGCGAGGAAGACCTCTACAAGCTGGGCGGGCTCTGGCGCGAGATGCCCCTGACCGCGATCGGGTTCGGCCTCGGCGCGCTCTCGATCACCGCGATTCCGGGCTTCAACGGCTACGTCAGTAAGGGGATGCTCTTCGACGCGGCCGATCCCCACTACTACGGGATCGCGGCGTCCGAACCGCTGTACTACCTGCTCTGGATCGGCGCGATCGGCACCCTCCTGTCGTTCATCAAGCTCGGCTACTACGTCTTCTTCCACGGGGAGAGCGATATCTCGGTCCCCGACGCCAAGCCGGGACAGACCGTCGCGATGCTCGGCCTCGGCGCGGCCTGCGTCCTCTTCGGCGTCTGGTGGCAGGGCCTGGCCGACCTCGCGCCGACGATCCACGGGCACGGCGGCGAGTTCTCGTTCGCCTACCCCAACGACGGCGAGGGTCACCTGCACCCATACAGCGCGAGCCACCTCGAGACGGCGGGAATCCTGACGGGCGTGGCGCTCGTCACCTTCGTGATCGTCCGCAAGCCGCTCTCGAAGCTCGATCTGCCGGATCCGGCGTCGGTCGTCTACCCGGCCGGCTACTATCTCGGCCGCTGGTCGATGATCGCGACGACCGAACTGTACGCGCTTGTCGACGCAATCGTCGTCGCGGGCGTCAAGCGCTGCTACTGGATCGGCAACAATCCGGTGCTCGCGGTCAACGCGGCCGCGCGCCGGATGCCGATGGTCGACGCCGACGAGCGCCGTCCCGCTGACGGCGGCCGTCCGTCGACGCTGCCTCTCCGAATGGGTATCGGCACGACCGTCCTCGTGTTGACGCTCGTGCTGACGGTGATCCTGTGGCTGCTCGTTAGCTGA
- a CDS encoding alkaline phosphatase family protein gives MDDGSSLRTLLVGIDAACDRVLAPMFEDGDLPALESIYEQGASSPLESQIPPWTASAWPSLYTGKNPGKHGVFGFLSFDGYDWDVVNASDVRERALWELLSEHGITSVVVNVPVTHPPREFDGALIPGYTAPENPDCHPSGLLADVRDELGEYRVYPDEDAADLGAAYADCARMRGEAFRYLADRFDPEFGFVEFQGTDSIFHEEPENDAAIRTIYRQVDRQLAEILETHDPDTVIVASDHGMGPYDGYEFRINDYLHEEGLVETENGGEGMPTWATVRDDNLKQGEDSTEYDPGPAERAMATAAKAGLTSQRIGALLERLGVYDLVAAYAPTGLVNAGATQVDFPESTAYVRSRIELGVRLNLEGREPNGVVPQEEYETVRTRVIDALRSVTTPDGEPVFETVRPREEFFHGPESEHAVDIVAIPADFEHFLSATLRDEPFGPPSEPWNHKLEGTFAARGAAIDSTADLGEPHLFDVAPTVLASLGVPIDDRMDGQPLPCVDSTGTQSYSRADNQDAVATADEAVEDRLADLGYLE, from the coding sequence ATGGACGACGGATCTTCCCTCCGAACGCTGCTCGTCGGCATCGACGCCGCCTGCGACCGCGTGTTGGCACCGATGTTCGAGGACGGCGACCTTCCCGCGCTCGAGTCGATCTACGAGCAGGGCGCGAGCAGTCCGCTCGAGTCCCAGATCCCGCCGTGGACCGCCTCGGCGTGGCCGTCGCTGTACACCGGCAAGAACCCCGGCAAGCACGGCGTCTTCGGCTTTCTCTCCTTCGACGGCTACGACTGGGACGTGGTCAACGCCAGCGACGTCCGCGAGCGGGCGCTGTGGGAACTACTCTCCGAACACGGCATCACGAGCGTCGTCGTCAACGTTCCCGTCACGCACCCACCGCGGGAGTTCGACGGCGCGTTGATCCCCGGCTACACCGCGCCGGAAAACCCCGACTGCCACCCCTCTGGACTCCTCGCGGACGTCCGCGACGAACTCGGCGAGTACCGCGTCTACCCGGACGAAGATGCGGCCGACCTCGGAGCCGCCTACGCCGACTGCGCCCGCATGCGCGGCGAGGCGTTCCGCTATCTCGCCGACCGATTCGACCCCGAGTTCGGCTTCGTCGAGTTCCAGGGCACTGACTCGATCTTCCACGAGGAGCCCGAGAACGACGCGGCGATCCGAACGATCTACCGGCAGGTCGACCGCCAACTCGCAGAGATTCTCGAGACCCACGACCCCGACACCGTGATCGTCGCGAGCGACCACGGGATGGGACCCTACGACGGCTACGAGTTTCGGATCAACGACTACCTCCACGAGGAGGGACTCGTCGAGACCGAAAACGGCGGCGAGGGGATGCCCACGTGGGCGACGGTTCGCGACGACAACCTCAAGCAAGGCGAAGACAGCACCGAGTACGACCCCGGCCCCGCCGAGCGTGCCATGGCGACCGCCGCGAAGGCCGGCCTCACGAGCCAGCGCATCGGCGCCCTCCTCGAGCGCCTCGGCGTCTACGACCTCGTCGCGGCCTACGCCCCGACCGGCCTCGTCAACGCCGGCGCGACGCAGGTCGACTTCCCGGAATCGACGGCCTACGTCCGCTCGCGGATCGAACTCGGCGTTCGGCTCAACCTCGAGGGGCGGGAACCGAACGGCGTCGTGCCCCAGGAGGAGTACGAGACGGTTCGGACCCGCGTCATCGACGCGCTCCGCTCGGTGACGACGCCCGACGGCGAGCCGGTCTTCGAGACAGTGCGCCCGCGCGAGGAGTTCTTCCACGGGCCCGAGAGCGAACACGCGGTCGATATCGTGGCGATCCCGGCCGACTTCGAGCACTTCCTCTCGGCGACGCTGCGGGACGAGCCGTTCGGCCCGCCGTCGGAGCCGTGGAACCACAAGCTCGAAGGGACGTTCGCGGCCCGGGGCGCGGCGATCGACTCGACGGCCGACCTCGGCGAGCCGCACCTGTTCGACGTGGCGCCGACCGTTCTGGCGTCGCTGGGTGTGCCGATCGACGACCGGATGGACGGCCAGCCGCTCCCCTGCGTCGACTCGACGGGGACGCAGTCGTACTCCCGGGCCGACAATCAGGACGCGGTCGCGACCGCCGACGAGGCGGTCGAGGATCGACTCGCCGACCTGGGGTATCTCGAGTGA
- a CDS encoding ZIP family metal transporter: protein MSLLENLALVFVAGLVTALATGIGAIPFLFFESISDRRNVVLWGIASGIMLSASVFGLVDEGLAEGTPGQLVVGLAAGVVLVVVAHEVLLDVDIDPREYEEANFKKLVLILGILTVHSFPEGVAIGVSFADLGLEGGIALFGFTVPLLAIFMTIAISIHNVPEGTAIAIPLTSMGVDDWKLVWWAVFSSLPQPIGAVIAFSFVRVAREFLPYGFGFAAGAMIYLVLTEFIPEALDLGAGLPGGGRRELVGGLAVGVGVMLPLLSI from the coding sequence ATGAGTCTCCTCGAGAACCTCGCGCTGGTGTTCGTCGCCGGACTCGTCACCGCACTGGCGACCGGCATCGGAGCGATCCCGTTTCTGTTCTTCGAGTCGATCAGCGACCGCCGGAACGTCGTCCTGTGGGGGATCGCGTCGGGGATCATGCTCTCGGCGTCCGTGTTCGGCCTCGTCGACGAAGGGTTGGCCGAAGGAACGCCGGGGCAGCTGGTCGTCGGCCTGGCGGCCGGCGTCGTCCTCGTCGTCGTCGCCCACGAGGTCCTGCTCGACGTCGACATCGATCCCCGGGAGTACGAAGAGGCGAACTTCAAGAAACTCGTGCTCATCCTCGGCATCCTGACCGTCCACAGCTTTCCGGAGGGGGTCGCCATCGGCGTCTCCTTCGCCGATCTCGGCCTCGAGGGCGGGATCGCGCTGTTCGGCTTTACGGTGCCGCTGCTGGCGATTTTCATGACGATCGCGATCTCGATCCACAACGTGCCCGAGGGGACCGCGATCGCGATCCCGCTCACGTCGATGGGCGTCGACGACTGGAAGCTCGTCTGGTGGGCCGTCTTCTCGAGCCTGCCCCAACCGATCGGCGCCGTCATCGCCTTTAGCTTCGTCCGCGTCGCCCGGGAGTTTCTCCCCTACGGCTTCGGGTTCGCGGCGGGCGCGATGATCTACCTCGTCCTCACCGAGTTCATCCCGGAAGCGCTCGACCTCGGCGCAGGACTGCCGGGCGGCGGACGACGGGAACTCGTCGGCGGGCTCGCCGTCGGCGTCGGGGTCATGCTCCCGCTGCTGTCGATATAA
- a CDS encoding lipid II:glycine glycyltransferase FemX — protein MSIDVRVATDEDREKWNRYVEQSPQGTLCHELEALRVQADYADAALHPLIGFKGQEPVGLFPVFEINKQFVTTAFSPPPHLRVPYLGPAFLNMGKLKQRKRERRRQRFMDGCFEWLESELAPKYGHIRTATAFEDSRPFKWNEYDATPEYTYAVDLTLEEEDLLMTFSSDARSNIRNTEDDAYEIEVGGPEEIRLIHEQVKNRYESQGIGFDVPIEFILDLAEQSANGHVRPYTLRVDDEFVGGILALEYGGTTGRWMGGVRTDADVDVPTNDLLDWAIMKDGLENGLETYDLVGADTRRINRYKAKFNPELRTYYSLEYGKWGMRRLASLYDSVK, from the coding sequence TCGACGTCCGCGTCGCGACCGACGAGGATCGCGAGAAGTGGAACCGATACGTCGAGCAATCGCCGCAGGGAACGCTGTGCCACGAACTCGAGGCGTTGCGGGTCCAGGCCGACTACGCCGACGCGGCCTTACACCCGCTGATCGGGTTCAAGGGGCAGGAACCGGTGGGGCTGTTCCCGGTCTTCGAGATCAACAAGCAGTTCGTGACCACGGCCTTCTCGCCGCCGCCGCACCTTCGCGTGCCCTACCTCGGGCCGGCGTTTCTGAACATGGGGAAGCTGAAACAGCGCAAGCGCGAGCGGCGCCGCCAGCGGTTCATGGACGGCTGCTTCGAGTGGCTCGAGTCCGAACTCGCGCCGAAGTACGGCCACATCAGGACCGCGACCGCGTTCGAGGACTCGCGGCCGTTCAAGTGGAACGAGTACGACGCGACGCCGGAGTACACCTACGCCGTCGATCTGACCCTCGAGGAAGAGGATCTGCTGATGACCTTCAGCAGCGACGCGCGGAGTAACATCCGCAACACCGAGGACGACGCCTACGAGATCGAGGTCGGCGGCCCCGAAGAGATCCGGCTGATCCACGAGCAGGTGAAGAACCGCTACGAGTCCCAGGGAATCGGCTTCGATGTGCCGATCGAATTCATCCTCGATCTCGCCGAGCAGTCCGCGAACGGCCACGTGCGCCCCTACACCCTCCGCGTGGACGACGAGTTCGTCGGCGGCATTCTGGCCCTCGAGTACGGTGGCACGACCGGCCGGTGGATGGGCGGCGTCCGAACCGACGCCGACGTCGACGTGCCGACCAACGACCTGCTCGACTGGGCGATCATGAAAGACGGCCTCGAGAACGGGCTCGAGACGTACGACCTCGTGGGCGCGGATACGCGCCGGATCAACCGGTACAAGGCGAAGTTCAATCCCGAACTGCGGACCTACTACAGCCTCGAGTACGGGAAGTGGGGGATGCGACGCCTCGCGTCGCTCTACGATAGCGTCAAGTAA